The Gemmatimonadaceae bacterium genomic sequence TCCTCCTGCCCGATGTCGACGTAGCGCTCGACCTTCTCGCGTGCATGCTCGCTGATGAGCGGACCGACGTCCGTTCCCTTCTTGCGTCCATCGCCCAGCTTGAGCGTACGCGCACGATCGACGAGCCGGCTCAACAACGCGTCGTGAACGCCGTCCTGCACGATCAACCGGCTCGTCGCCGTGCAGCGCTGCCCGGTCGTGCCGAACGCGCCCCACAGCACCCCGTCCAGCGCAAGATCCAGATCCGCGTCGTCGAACACGATCATCGCGTTCTTGCCGCCCATCTCCAACGACAGCCGCTTGTGCATTCGCCCGCACGTTTCGCCCACGACGCGGCCCGTGTCCGTCGATCCTGTAAATGAGATGACGGGAATCGACGGATGGTTCACAATTGCCGCGCCGACCGATTCGCCGACGCCGTGCACCAGCTGAATCACCTCGGGCGGCAGCCCCGCCTCGAGCATGATTTCCACCAGCGTGTGCCCCGTGTGCGGCACGTCTTCCGCCGGCTTGAAGATGCACGCGTTGCCGCACAACAACGCGGGAAACATCTTCCACGTGGGAATCGCCATCGGAAAGTTGAACGGCGTGATGATGCCGCACACGCCGATCGGCCGGCGAAAGCTCATCGCCCACTTGTTCCGCATCTCACTCGGCACCGTGTGTCCGAACAGACGCCGGCCTTCCGTCGCCGCGTAGTACGCCGTGTCGATCCCTTCCTGCACGTCGCCACGCGTTTCGGTAAGCGGCTTCCCCATCTCGCGGGTCATGAGATCCGCGATCTCGTCCTTCCGCTTGACCATCAGGTCGCCGATGCGCCGCAACACGTCGCCGCGCGCCGGCGCGGGCGTCGCGCGCCACACCTCGAACCCGCGCCGTGCCGACTCGACCGCCCGCTCGACGTCGGCGGCGCCGGACAGCGGAAAGCGCCCGATCGTATCCGAGAGATCCGCGGGATTCTTATTCTCGAAATACTCCCCGCCGATCGGCGGTACCCAATCGCCAGCGACAAAATTCTTGAACGTTTTCATATTCTTCTTGTCATCCTGACCTGCGTTGTCATCCTGGCCTGCGTTGTCATCCTGGCCTGCGTTGTCATCCTGAGCGTAGCGAAGGATCTCATCCGGTTGGATGAAGCGGTGCGGGTGGAACGGGCGCCTGGCACGACCAGTTACCAGGATGCCGGGCATCCGGCTTGGCGTACCCAATGCGCGGCAGCACTTCGATCGAGCCGAGCACGAGGCCCCAGAGAATCAATAACAGGGAGAGGATGTGCGCGTGGCTCGCCCGATGCCGCCACGTCCAGACCGCGCTCCAAACGCCGCTCGTGACCACGACGACCACGGCGGCAAGATAGCCCGCGAGCCCGGCACCGCAGCGCGACGGATACGGCCACACCACCATCGCGACGCCGAGGAGCACGCTGATCGTCAGCCGCGCATAGACCGCCCACGATTTCGTCGTCCGCTCGACCGGAGCGTTCGATGAGGCCTTCGCCGGCTTGGCCGCCTTCGCCGGTGCGGCGCCGGCTTTCGCCGGGAGTTGCGGCTGCGCCGGCCCAAGCAGGTCCTCGTCCTTCAACGAGCCGAGCTGCTTGTCGATCTTGGCGAGTTCCTTGTCCCAGTCTCTGTCAGGCATTTGGACGCCGCGCTCTGTTCACGCCACCGTCTCCCGCGTCAACGCGTACCGTTCGATCTTCTTGTACAAGTTCGACCGCGGCATGTCGAGCGCGCGCGCGGTTTCCGATACGTTCCAGTCGAATTCGCGCAGCTTGGCGAGCAGGAACGCGCGCTCCGCGGCATGCTTGAACTCCTCGAACGTCTTGCACTCGAGCAGCGATCCCAGCCCCGCCTGCTCGGGGTCGCGCTTCCCGACCAGCCGCGCGACGTCGTCGCCCGTGATCCGCGGCCCCGACGACAGAATGAGCAAACGCTCAATAGTATTTCGTAATTCGCGGACGTTGCC encodes the following:
- a CDS encoding aldehyde dehydrogenase family protein — encoded protein: MKTFKNFVAGDWVPPIGGEYFENKNPADLSDTIGRFPLSGAADVERAVESARRGFEVWRATPAPARGDVLRRIGDLMVKRKDEIADLMTREMGKPLTETRGDVQEGIDTAYYAATEGRRLFGHTVPSEMRNKWAMSFRRPIGVCGIITPFNFPMAIPTWKMFPALLCGNACIFKPAEDVPHTGHTLVEIMLEAGLPPEVIQLVHGVGESVGAAIVNHPSIPVISFTGSTDTGRVVGETCGRMHKRLSLEMGGKNAMIVFDDADLDLALDGVLWGAFGTTGQRCTATSRLIVQDGVHDALLSRLVDRARTLKLGDGRKKGTDVGPLISEHAREKVERYVDIGQEEGADLLCGGKRPTGKDVDSGYFFEPTIFARVRAGMRLEQEEIFGPVLSVVRFRTADEAFAINNDVKYGLSSSVYTSNVNVAMRAMNELDTGITYINAPTIGAEAHLPFGGVKQTGNGHREGGWEVYEFYSETKVGYLDFSGSLQRAQIDNYLGTPD